Genomic segment of Drosophila willistoni isolate 14030-0811.24 chromosome 2L unlocalized genomic scaffold, UCI_dwil_1.1 Seg139, whole genome shotgun sequence:
GATTTATTCTTTTTTGAAACGAATGCGAAAATAAAATGACTGAagaataataaaacaaaatatatgaaattaaaTCACTTACTCAATCACTTATAACAAGGAGTTTTTCACTTAAGTCATTTCAGATGAGAAAGTCACTTAAGTAACGAGTAAAATACAGCAATTAACAAAAATCTCGAACCAGGCACCATGCCAATCACACTGAAGCGAGTAAATGCAGGACTTACAAGCTGCAACAGCGAGTGTTAATACCCTAAGcgagtgaaagtttttcaCAAGCTGCGATTTTTAATAGCGAGTAGTATTACATGAAACGCTTAAGTTGCCTAACTCATGGAAAATTGTTTACCCACGGTTTTTGTGACTAAGGTGCAACGATACCATTCAACACTTGCCCTTGTCAACAGCGAGTAGTATTGAATGAATCAAGAAAATTGCAACGTGTACTAATTTTGTATCCAGTTATATTCACTCTATGGTAATTACTGATGATAAAAGCAATGGAAGAGTAGAAAACCGACCAAGCCCAGAATGATATGAGTAAAAGTAACGAGTATGAAAGTACCAAATGTGCACTTATTATACGAATAAAAGACATACTTGAAGGTTGATAAAGccaattattttaattattaaccaCAATTGCTTTATTAAACAAACTCAAATGCATAACAACCATGTTGTTAATAACGAGCAAGAAATTAGCGAGTATGAATATAACGAGGCTGGAAGAATTGTTATCATATTACATCCTTGTATGAAGTAAAGAACTTATCATCATTTGGCTttgaagaaacattgttaGATATAAAGTGTCTAAAAACAACGAGTCTTTAAGATTCGTCAATATAATACATTCTTATAGAAAGTAGAAAACATAAACAGAATGCGAATTCGGTCTTGTTGAATCCTTATATATCATTATTATCGAGTACAAATATAACTAGTCTGAGATCAAGGAGTCTTTGAGATTTTTCAATGTAATACGTGCTTATGAGAGTTAGAAAccataaataaaatcaaaatttggtttaaaaaaATCGTTATTAATAACTAACTATAACTATTAACAAATTAACAAGTCAATATAATAAGTCCTTATGGTATGAAGGTGACataaatatgatacaaattcGTAATAGGCTTTGTTTCAAGTAGATTCGAAGTAAAAGTACATAGAAAGTAACGAGTACGCAGATCAAAGAGgtattcaaatttattttgtttaaaaaaaatcattacTCATGACTGGCTAAGtgaataataacaaataagtTATAAATTTCATGCAAATTCGTGATACACGTTGTTGTAAGAAACGAGTAACGAAAAAACTCATTGAAAAATACTTATTAAACATCTTGATTGTTAAAAAAATCAATACTCACGAGTTGTCGAGAAGAACGATCTAAAACTTCTAAAAGTCAATATATGAGAACATGTAAATAACGAAAAGGGAATAGAGTGTAACGAGAACGCACCTTGTCGAATTACTTTAGTTTGAAAGAAGAGTAATGGCATTATCTTATATCCTTATTTAGCGAGTAGCAAGTACCCTCCTCAACGAGTATATCACATTATTTTGAATCAAACGAAAAGAAGGAAACGGATTATTAAATATTCTTATAGTTTTTGCCAATTGGTGGTACACGTTGTTGTAGATAACGAGAAGGGAAAATTGAGAAACGATTAAGCCACTCGAAaagtaattaatttatatCCTTATGACTTAAATAAATCATTATTCTCTAGTTTGCAAGCAAATTTTAAAGTAACAAGTTAAATTTCAGATTCTAGATTCTATATTAGTTAATGAAActttataacaattttatcTTACTTCATGATAAGTCTTTatttaggaaaaaaaaatacataattctCATTTATCTAAATTATGGCTATGACTGGAACTTGAATTGGGCTGTCAAAAGTTGGGAGACCAAAAcgaacacattttaaaaatacatttgttGAAACAATATTGAATACATCTAATTGTTAATATTGCAAACATGATATGAATTAAATCGAAATAAAATGATTCGATAAAATGGTTAGACTGATGGCCAAGAGAATACGTATATTCTCTTTTCCTACTGGCAACCAACACAGTTGGGCGGATTTCGATTATCGAAATTGACAATACCGATGGCAAAACGAAATGGTTTATGATTTGCCAAATGCATGGGCCTTGTGGTTGGCATTTTGACATGCGGCAAAATCAATTCCCTCTCGGCATAGGCCACCAATTGGGGACGCTCTGGCTTGGACGCTTCCGTATTGTTATTGGCAAACGAGAGTGTACGATCAATGTGAATGAGGGGCGGTTCTTCGTTTGGACTGTGACCACAATCCCGACAATGGGCCAAAAGTTTTGTCTCACTCAAGAACTCGAGGCGACAATAAttgcaataataattaatGCCCTTGCTATGCAGCAAAAGATGATGATCGAGTTGATGCTGATACACAAACTCATCCTGGCACTTGTGGCAAATGTAATATCCACGATTCTGTCTATGCAGATGATAGTCAAGAAATACCCTGCGAAATTGGACATGAACAtttgaaataaagaaatggttGAAACATTAAGAATTTTTTGCTTACTTGCTGGTAAAGACATCTCCACATTTCTGGCAATAGAACCAACTCATTTTCCAATGATTCATATAATCATGGTACATGAGAGTTTCCAATGTGGTCGTTTTATAGCCACAAGAAGGAACAAAGCAAGTGAAAGACTTCCTTTTCACCTGCTTTTTGAGGAGATCTAGCAAATAGAGATCTGGAAAAGTAAACTTGTGGTTAGATAAGATCGGCAAAGTTGGTTAGGAATCCATTAACTTACCATACTCTTTGTCAGAGGTTATATGCATTTCCTCTTCGCCCTCTTCTATCTCATCGTAGACACGACATAGATTGTTTAGAGCACTGTTACTATTGCTACGGCTATGATTGACCACCCAATCACCTGTGAAATTCATGCGTCTACTATACATGGTGTCCACCGTTGAAACagcatcatcgtcatcatcatcatcctcctcctcgtcgtcgtcatcatcatcatcatcatgctcCAGTAACTCCTCATTCTCTTCCTCCTCTtcctcatcgtcatcatcattattttCAGGTTCTTTTTGCTGCTCCCATGCCACAGAGCATGCCCTTGATCTTGAACGCAAAGAGCGTGATCTTCTTGCTTTTTGCTCTTGCCCTTTGTCTCCAGTCTCCTCTTCCAGGGCCTCCTGTTTGGCACTGCAAATGGTATGATGCAATTCCCATTCATATTTGGCATCAAACTCCGCTCCGCACAAGTTGCACAAATGCTGCACTGGCTCATCCTGTTCCTGTCTAGCTTCTGCTTCATTGAGTACACGGCATTTGGGCTTGTTTGCAGGTGTGTGCTGTGGATTACGACGCCAGCAGCGACGTGAGTGCATTGTAAAGTAATCCTTGCGAAAATAAGCTCTTCCACAATACTGGCACAGGAGTCGAGTTCGCCATTTCCAACCATTTGAGGCTTGCGGTCCACTATTATTACGGATACCACCCGATTCTGTGGCCGTCGGGGATTCTGGTGGTTGTGACGAATACGCCTCCAATTCCGAGCAAGTCGAAAGGGAGGAACTAGTGTACATGGTGTCCTGACTTTCGATCAGTGTGGTAGACACCTCGGCATCAGCTATGGGCGGTGGACTTGTATGAGTTATGGTTGTTGTACTAACATTGGCATCTCCACCGCCCTCATCGATGGGCGCTTCTTTGCCTTCGTCCTTCTGTCGCTGCAGACGCTGCATTCTCTGCATCAGAGAACGTGTGACCTCCGAATGCATATTCAATTTGCAGACACACTCAACGCAAATAGTTTTCAATGTCGACTGGATGACATCCGCCTGCAATGGCTAAGGAGTTTAATATCCTAGTTGGTTAAATTGGGCACTCTGACTTACCGCCATCTTCCAGTCACGCCGTAGACGACGCTGCATTACCTCGTTGGAACTCATGTCCAGGGCAGATAGT
This window contains:
- the LOC6638226 gene encoding zinc finger protein 84, which gives rise to MNCKMQDALAPVPEPTSSCGGGGGGGDEGEDAGQSEQVESTSNCTICRVAKLSALDMSSNEVMQRRLRRDWKMAADVIQSTLKTICVECVCKLNMHSEVTRSLMQRMQRLQRQKDEGKEAPIDEGGGDANVSTTTITHTSPPPIADAEVSTTLIESQDTMYTSSSLSTCSELEAYSSQPPESPTATESGGIRNNSGPQASNGWKWRTRLLCQYCGRAYFRKDYFTMHSRRCWRRNPQHTPANKPKCRVLNEAEARQEQDEPVQHLCNLCGAEFDAKYEWELHHTICSAKQEALEEETGDKGQEQKARRSRSLRSRSRACSVAWEQQKEPENNDDDDEEEEEENEELLEHDDDDDDDDEEEDDDDDDDAVSTVDTMYSRRMNFTGDWVVNHSRSNSNSALNNLCRVYDEIEEGEEEMHITSDKEYDLYLLDLLKKQVKRKSFTCFVPSCGYKTTTLETLMYHDYMNHWKMSWFYCQKCGDVFTSKVFLDYHLHRQNRGYYICHKCQDEFVYQHQLDHHLLLHSKGINYYCNYCRLEFLSETKLLAHCRDCGHSPNEEPPLIHIDRTLSFANNNTEASKPERPQLVAYAERELILPHVKMPTTRPMHLANHKPFRFAIGIVNFDNRNPPNCVGCQ